The following proteins come from a genomic window of Larimichthys crocea isolate SSNF chromosome III, L_crocea_2.0, whole genome shotgun sequence:
- the hspb11 gene encoding intraflagellar transport protein 25 homolog yields MFDSSLSSLGAKVVVASSGDENHPPENITDGNTNTFWMSTGMFPQEFIVRFAESTEISAVTVDSYNVKHLKIEKNTSQNASHFESVTEKEFEHAEGHLQSNSLLLKGGNATHLRFIITSGYDHFVSVHSISIQN; encoded by the exons ATGTTTGACTCCTCTCTGAGTTCCCTGGGGGCTAAAGTCGTCGTGGCTTCATCCGGCGACGAGAATCACCCTCCTGAAAACATCACGGACGG aaacaccaaCACATTCTGGATGTCCACCGGGATGTTTCCTCAAGAGTTCATCGTTCGCTTTGCTGAAAGCACCGAGATCTCTGCTGTGACCGTGGACAGCTACAATG TCAAACATCTAAAGATTGAAAAGAACACTTCACAAAATGCTTCTCACTTTGAGTCTGTTACAGAGAAAG AATTTGAACATGCAGAGGGACATCTTCAGTCAAATTCTCTTTTA CTGAAAGGAGGCAATGCAACCCACCTTCGTTTTATCATCACCTCGGGATATGATCACTTTGTGTCAGTGCACAGCATCAGTATACAGAATTGA